One region of Neisseria mucosa genomic DNA includes:
- a CDS encoding diacylglycerol kinase has translation MKPSSYAADKKGKSGIKRIINAFGYSKDGLAAAYRYESAFRQVLWLNLILIVLTFILNFDSATKMLLIIASFVSLITELFNTAVEAAVDHTSTEKHELAKRAKDAGSAAQLLALTMLGIVWAIALWRGYV, from the coding sequence GTAAAAGCGGTATCAAACGCATCATCAACGCATTCGGCTATTCCAAAGACGGGCTTGCCGCCGCCTACCGCTATGAAAGCGCGTTCCGCCAAGTATTGTGGCTGAACCTGATTTTGATTGTCTTGACCTTCATCCTCAATTTCGACTCCGCGACCAAAATGCTGCTGATTATTGCGTCGTTTGTTTCGCTGATTACCGAATTGTTCAACACCGCCGTCGAAGCCGCCGTCGATCACACTTCCACCGAAAAACACGAGTTGGCAAAACGCGCCAAAGATGCCGGCTCCGCCGCGCAATTGCTCGCTTTGACGATGTTGGGTATCGTGTGGGCGATCGCATTATGGCGCGGGTATGTTTAA
- a CDS encoding copper chaperone PCu(A)C, which produces MKKLLATLIAAGLVSTASAAGVHVEDGWARSTVEGMKMGGAFMKIHNDEAKQDFLVGGSSPVADRVEVHTHVNDNGVMRMREVKGGIPLEAKGVTELKPGSYHVMFMGLKKPLKEGEKVPVTLKFKNAKPQTVQLEVKTAPQSGMDHGHGHGHGGAHQH; this is translated from the coding sequence ATGAAAAAATTATTGGCAACCCTGATCGCAGCAGGTTTGGTATCCACCGCTTCCGCAGCCGGTGTTCACGTTGAAGACGGTTGGGCGCGTTCTACTGTCGAAGGCATGAAAATGGGCGGTGCGTTCATGAAGATCCACAACGATGAAGCCAAACAAGACTTCTTGGTCGGTGGCAGCAGCCCGGTAGCCGACCGCGTTGAAGTGCATACCCATGTAAACGACAACGGCGTAATGCGCATGCGCGAAGTTAAAGGCGGCATCCCGCTGGAAGCAAAAGGCGTAACCGAGCTGAAACCGGGCAGCTACCACGTTATGTTCATGGGTCTGAAAAAACCGCTGAAAGAAGGCGAAAAAGTACCTGTTACCCTGAAATTCAAAAATGCCAAACCTCAAACCGTACAACTGGAAGTGAAAACCGCACCGCAATCCGGCATGGACCACGGTCACGGCCATGGTCACGGTGGCGCACATCAACACTAA
- a CDS encoding tRNA 2-thiouridine(34) synthase MnmA produces MDITQQPSNIIVGLSGGVDSSVTAALLKQQGYQVRGVFMQNWEDDDNDEYCSIKQDSFDAIAVADIIGIDIDIVNFAAQYKDNVFAYFLKEYSAGRTPNPDVLCNAEIKFKCFLDYAIEQGADTIATGHYARKEVRNGTHYLLKGLDQNKDQSYFLYRLKPFQLERAIFPLGGLEKPEVRRLAAEFNLPTAAKKDSTGICFIGERPFREFLQKYLPTNNGKMVTPEGKTVGEHVGLMFYTLGQRKGLGIGGAGEPWFVAAKDLTKNELIVVQGHDHPLLYTRSLVMNDLSFTLPERPKEGRYTCKTRYRMADAPCELRYLDDETVELVFDEPQWAVTPGQSAVLYDGDVCLGGGIIMSTDKPVIITA; encoded by the coding sequence ATGGACATTACTCAACAACCTTCAAATATCATCGTCGGACTCTCCGGCGGTGTCGATTCCTCCGTAACCGCCGCCTTGCTCAAACAGCAGGGTTACCAAGTGCGCGGTGTATTTATGCAAAACTGGGAGGACGACGACAATGACGAATATTGCAGCATCAAGCAAGACTCTTTCGATGCCATTGCCGTCGCCGACATCATCGGCATAGACATCGACATCGTCAATTTTGCCGCCCAATACAAAGACAACGTATTCGCCTATTTCCTCAAAGAATACAGCGCGGGGCGCACGCCGAATCCGGATGTGTTGTGTAACGCCGAAATCAAATTCAAATGCTTTTTGGACTACGCCATAGAGCAGGGCGCGGATACCATTGCCACCGGACACTATGCGCGCAAAGAAGTCCGCAACGGCACTCATTACCTGCTCAAAGGTTTGGATCAAAACAAAGACCAAAGCTATTTCCTCTACCGCCTCAAGCCTTTCCAACTCGAGCGCGCGATTTTCCCATTGGGCGGTTTGGAAAAACCTGAAGTCCGTCGCCTTGCCGCCGAATTCAATTTGCCGACTGCCGCCAAAAAAGACAGTACCGGCATCTGCTTCATCGGCGAACGTCCGTTCCGCGAGTTCCTGCAAAAATACCTGCCGACCAACAACGGCAAAATGGTCACGCCCGAAGGCAAAACCGTCGGCGAACACGTCGGGCTGATGTTCTACACGCTCGGACAGCGCAAAGGATTGGGCATCGGCGGCGCAGGCGAGCCGTGGTTTGTCGCTGCGAAGGATTTGACGAAAAACGAACTCATCGTCGTACAAGGTCATGACCATCCGCTGCTCTATACCCGCAGCCTCGTCATGAACGATTTGAGTTTCACCCTGCCCGAACGCCCGAAAGAAGGGCGCTACACCTGCAAAACCCGCTACCGCATGGCGGACGCGCCCTGTGAATTGCGTTATCTTGATGATGAAACGGTCGAGCTGGTGTTTGACGAACCGCAATGGGCGGTAACGCCCGGTCAATCCGCCGTGCTGTACGACGGCGATGTCTGCTTGGGCGGCGGCATTATCATGTCCACCGACAAGCCCGTTATTATTACCGCTTGA
- a CDS encoding long-chain-fatty-acid--CoA ligase (Activates fatty acids by binding to coenzyme A) yields MEKLWLNSYEQGVNAEIDITQYSSISDVFRQSVEKFAHQPAFQNMGKTLTYAEVGKLAENFASYLQNVLKLPRGERVAIMLPNLLQYPIALFGILQAGLVAVNTNPLYTPRELEHQLKDSGATTIIVLENFANTLELVLPRTQIKHVIVASVGEMFGFFKGTLMNFVLRKIKKMVPEYRISGAIPFQTTLKEGAAHTFRPVTLTREDTALLQYTGGTTGVAKGAVLSHGNICANMLQAKEWIKNQLREGKETVIAALPLYHIFALTVNLMIFTNAGSKIILITNPRDMKGFIGELKKERISVFIGVNTLFNGMVNQPDFAAVDFSNLRLTLGGGMATQKAVAEKWKKITGTPIVEAYGLTEASPGVCCNPLNIEAYSGGIGLPVPSTEVELRDADGKEVGIGQPGELWVRGPQVMKGYWNRPEETAKTIDARGFLETGDIAVMDEKGWLKLVDRKKDLIVVSGFNVYPNEIEEVVSHNDKVMEVACIGVPNEKTGEALKVFVVKKDPSLTKEELIEFCRTELTAYKVPKDIEFRDELPKSNVGKILRRELREQAQNK; encoded by the coding sequence ATGGAAAAACTCTGGCTCAACAGCTACGAACAAGGCGTCAATGCCGAAATCGACATCACGCAATACAGCTCGATCAGCGACGTATTCCGTCAAAGCGTTGAAAAATTCGCGCACCAACCCGCGTTTCAAAACATGGGCAAAACGCTCACTTACGCCGAGGTCGGCAAGCTGGCGGAAAATTTCGCCTCCTATCTGCAAAACGTCCTGAAGTTGCCGCGCGGCGAGCGCGTGGCGATTATGCTGCCCAACCTGCTGCAATACCCGATTGCGCTTTTCGGCATCCTGCAGGCGGGGCTGGTGGCGGTAAACACCAATCCGCTCTACACCCCGCGCGAGCTGGAGCATCAGTTGAAAGACAGCGGCGCGACCACTATCATCGTTTTGGAAAATTTTGCCAACACGCTGGAGCTGGTGCTGCCGCGCACGCAAATCAAACACGTCATCGTCGCTTCTGTCGGAGAAATGTTCGGCTTCTTCAAAGGCACGCTGATGAATTTCGTGCTGCGCAAAATCAAAAAAATGGTGCCCGAATACCGTATTTCCGGCGCCATCCCTTTTCAGACGACCCTGAAAGAAGGTGCAGCGCATACCTTCCGCCCCGTTACCCTGACCCGCGAAGATACCGCGCTGTTGCAATATACGGGCGGCACGACCGGTGTGGCAAAAGGCGCCGTCCTCAGCCACGGCAACATCTGCGCCAATATGCTGCAGGCGAAAGAATGGATTAAGAACCAACTGCGCGAAGGTAAAGAAACCGTCATCGCCGCGTTGCCGCTTTACCACATCTTCGCCCTGACGGTGAACCTGATGATTTTCACCAACGCCGGTTCCAAAATCATCCTGATTACCAACCCGCGCGACATGAAAGGCTTTATCGGCGAACTCAAAAAAGAGCGCATCAGCGTCTTCATCGGCGTGAACACTTTGTTTAACGGCATGGTCAACCAACCCGATTTCGCCGCCGTCGATTTCTCCAACCTGCGCCTGACTTTGGGCGGCGGCATGGCGACTCAAAAAGCCGTCGCCGAAAAATGGAAAAAAATCACCGGCACGCCCATCGTTGAAGCCTACGGCCTGACCGAAGCCAGCCCCGGCGTGTGCTGCAACCCGCTCAATATCGAAGCATACAGCGGCGGCATCGGATTGCCCGTTCCCTCCACCGAAGTCGAATTGCGCGATGCGGACGGCAAGGAAGTCGGCATCGGACAGCCGGGCGAACTTTGGGTGCGCGGCCCGCAAGTGATGAAAGGCTATTGGAACCGCCCCGAAGAAACCGCCAAAACCATAGACGCGCGCGGCTTTTTGGAAACCGGCGACATCGCCGTCATGGACGAAAAAGGCTGGTTGAAACTGGTTGACCGCAAAAAAGACCTCATCGTCGTTTCCGGTTTCAATGTTTATCCGAACGAAATCGAAGAAGTCGTTTCACACAACGATAAAGTCATGGAAGTCGCCTGTATCGGCGTGCCCAACGAAAAAACAGGCGAAGCTCTCAAAGTCTTCGTCGTCAAAAAAGATCCGAGCCTGACCAAAGAAGAACTCATCGAATTCTGCCGTACCGAGCTGACCGCTTATAAAGTGCCGAAAGACATCGAGTTCCGCGACGAACTGCCCAAGTCCAACGTCGGCAAAATCCTGCGCCGCGAGCTTCGCGAACAAGCGCAAAACAAATAA
- a CDS encoding PhoH family protein: MTHTVHLQFEDIDNTVLQRLCGALDGNLEALGKALDIQISRRFEHFTFMGELAHAGRRALLALAEAAEQGDLDDNAIRLAAVEAKTADEKHEEKHHDQQYYFRTKRGSIGGRTPRQNGYIRALLNHDVVFGLGPAGTGKTYLAVAAAVDAMEKHQIERIVLVRPAVEAGEKLGFLPGDLAQKVDPYLRPLYDALYDLMGFDRVTKLMEKGLIEIAPLAYMRGRTLNGAYVILDEAQNTTPEQMKMFLTRIGFGAKAVITGDISQIDLPRNIKSGLKDAREKLRDVEGLYFHTFTSEDVVRHPLVQKIVEAYEAAEEQAERSSAAER; this comes from the coding sequence ATGACCCATACCGTCCATCTTCAATTTGAAGACATCGACAACACCGTCCTCCAACGCCTCTGCGGCGCGCTCGACGGCAACCTCGAAGCCTTGGGCAAAGCCCTCGATATCCAAATCAGCCGCCGCTTCGAACACTTCACCTTCATGGGCGAACTCGCCCACGCCGGCCGCCGCGCCTTGCTCGCGCTGGCCGAAGCCGCCGAACAAGGCGATTTGGACGACAACGCCATCCGCCTCGCTGCCGTCGAAGCCAAAACCGCCGACGAGAAACACGAAGAAAAACACCACGACCAACAATATTATTTCCGCACCAAACGCGGCAGCATAGGCGGGCGTACACCGCGCCAAAACGGCTACATCCGCGCCTTGTTAAACCACGACGTCGTCTTCGGGTTGGGCCCCGCGGGTACGGGTAAAACCTATCTCGCCGTCGCCGCCGCCGTCGATGCTATGGAAAAACACCAAATCGAGCGCATCGTCCTCGTCCGCCCCGCCGTCGAAGCAGGCGAAAAACTCGGCTTCCTGCCCGGCGATTTGGCGCAAAAAGTCGACCCCTACCTGCGCCCGCTTTACGACGCGCTCTACGACCTGATGGGCTTCGACCGCGTGACCAAACTGATGGAAAAAGGCCTGATTGAAATCGCCCCGCTCGCCTACATGCGCGGCCGCACGCTCAACGGAGCGTATGTGATTCTGGACGAAGCGCAAAACACCACGCCCGAACAGATGAAAATGTTCCTGACCCGCATCGGCTTCGGCGCAAAAGCCGTCATCACCGGCGACATCAGCCAAATCGACCTTCCGCGCAACATCAAATCCGGCTTGAAAGACGCCCGCGAAAAACTGCGCGACGTGGAAGGGCTGTATTTCCACACCTTCACCAGCGAAGACGTCGTCCGTCACCCGTTGGTACAGAAAATTGTGGAAGCGTATGAAGCGGCAGAAGAGCAAGCCGAAAGAAGCAGCGCCGCCGAACGGTAA
- a CDS encoding bifunctional (p)ppGpp synthetase/guanosine-3',5'-bis(diphosphate) 3'-pyrophosphohydrolase, translating to MPAPQPTAPYDALTAEARELLFRTASYLSPSEQAELEKAVAYAFHAHDGQTRKSGEPYITHPLAVATQLALWHMDIQGLCAGVMHDVLEDTGVSKIEMAAEFGETISEMVDGLSKLEKLKFEDHAEHQAESFRKLILAMTKDVRVIVVKLADRLHNMRTLGSMRPDKRRRIAKETLEIYAQIANRIGLNNAYQELQDLSFQNLHPNRYETLKKAMDNSRKNRRDVVGKVLRAFSQRLVGANIEAKIKGREKNLYSIHQKMLAKKLRFAEVMDIYGFRVIVNSIPACYAALGALHNLYQPKPGRFKDYIAIPKSNGYQSLHTTLVGPYGLPIEVQIRTREMDAVAEGGIAGHWIYKSGENTVDQAVLHTNQWLKNILDLQASSANAIEFLEHVKVDLFPNEVYILTPKGKILTLPKGSTPIDFAYAVHTDIGHKTVAARINNTMMPLRTKLKTGDSVEIITSEHAKPNPAWLNFTVSSRARSAIRQYVKNLNRHDAIVLGENLLQKALSSLLPKDVLLSDDLKEKYLADLNDKQTSFEEVLYNVGMGHTLPVYVAMHIAELAGQHFGSEVKLSPIKVNDQETGRIHFAECCHPVPGDSVRALLVKDKGMIIHRDTCPTLLKSDPEQQLDANWEGIGSHTYRTGLSIQSEDAHGLLALMAQAISNSGADIESVETPNKALAGTEGFVEFKFIIKVKDLAQINQIIHNLHAIPQVRKVVRS from the coding sequence ATGCCCGCCCCCCAGCCCACTGCCCCCTACGACGCGCTGACTGCCGAAGCACGCGAACTTTTGTTCCGTACCGCCTCCTATCTCAGCCCATCCGAACAGGCCGAGCTTGAAAAAGCCGTCGCCTACGCCTTTCACGCCCATGACGGACAAACCCGTAAAAGCGGCGAACCCTACATTACCCACCCCCTTGCCGTCGCCACGCAACTTGCGTTGTGGCACATGGACATACAAGGTTTGTGCGCGGGCGTAATGCACGACGTACTCGAAGACACGGGCGTATCCAAAATCGAAATGGCGGCAGAGTTCGGCGAAACCATCTCCGAGATGGTGGACGGACTTTCCAAACTCGAAAAACTCAAATTTGAAGATCATGCCGAGCATCAGGCGGAAAGTTTCCGCAAGCTCATCCTCGCCATGACCAAAGACGTGCGCGTGATCGTCGTCAAACTCGCCGACCGCCTGCACAATATGCGCACGCTCGGCTCCATGCGTCCCGACAAACGCCGCCGTATCGCTAAAGAAACCCTCGAAATCTACGCCCAAATCGCCAACCGCATCGGCTTGAACAACGCCTACCAAGAGCTTCAAGATTTATCGTTTCAAAACCTTCACCCGAACCGCTACGAAACCCTTAAAAAAGCGATGGACAACAGCCGCAAAAACCGCCGCGATGTCGTCGGCAAAGTTTTGCGCGCCTTCAGTCAGCGTTTGGTCGGCGCGAACATCGAAGCCAAAATCAAAGGCAGGGAAAAAAACCTGTACAGCATCCATCAAAAAATGTTGGCGAAAAAATTGCGATTTGCCGAAGTCATGGACATTTACGGATTCCGCGTCATCGTCAACAGCATTCCCGCGTGTTACGCCGCACTGGGCGCGCTGCACAATCTCTATCAGCCCAAACCCGGCCGCTTCAAAGACTATATCGCCATCCCGAAAAGCAACGGCTACCAAAGCCTGCACACGACCCTGGTCGGCCCATACGGCTTGCCGATTGAAGTCCAAATCCGCACGCGCGAAATGGATGCCGTAGCCGAAGGCGGCATCGCCGGCCACTGGATATACAAATCCGGCGAAAATACCGTCGATCAAGCCGTCCTCCATACCAACCAATGGCTTAAAAACATCCTCGATTTGCAAGCCAGCAGCGCGAACGCCATCGAATTCCTCGAACACGTCAAAGTCGACCTGTTCCCCAACGAAGTCTACATCCTGACACCTAAAGGCAAAATCCTCACCCTGCCTAAAGGATCGACGCCCATAGACTTCGCCTACGCCGTTCACACCGACATCGGCCACAAAACCGTTGCCGCCCGCATCAACAACACCATGATGCCCCTGCGCACCAAACTCAAAACCGGCGATTCCGTTGAAATCATCACATCCGAACACGCCAAGCCCAATCCGGCATGGCTGAATTTCACCGTTTCCAGCCGTGCGCGCAGCGCCATCCGCCAATACGTCAAAAACCTCAACCGTCACGACGCCATCGTCCTCGGCGAAAACCTCCTGCAAAAAGCCCTGTCCAGCCTGTTGCCCAAAGACGTATTGCTTTCAGACGACCTCAAAGAAAAATACCTCGCCGACCTCAACGACAAACAAACCTCGTTTGAAGAAGTCCTCTACAACGTCGGCATGGGGCATACCCTGCCCGTGTACGTCGCCATGCACATCGCCGAACTGGCAGGGCAGCACTTCGGCAGCGAAGTCAAACTCAGCCCCATCAAAGTCAACGACCAAGAAACCGGCCGCATCCATTTTGCCGAATGTTGCCACCCCGTCCCGGGCGATTCCGTCCGCGCCCTTTTGGTCAAAGACAAAGGCATGATTATTCACCGCGATACCTGTCCGACCCTGCTCAAATCCGACCCTGAACAGCAGCTTGATGCGAACTGGGAAGGAATAGGCAGCCATACCTACCGCACCGGACTCAGCATCCAGTCCGAAGATGCCCACGGCCTGCTCGCCCTTATGGCGCAAGCCATCTCTAACTCCGGCGCAGATATCGAGTCCGTCGAAACCCCCAACAAAGCGCTGGCAGGTACGGAAGGCTTTGTCGAATTCAAGTTCATCATCAAAGTGAAGGACTTGGCGCAAATCAACCAAATTATTCACAACCTGCACGCCATTCCCCAAGTGCGCAAAGTGGTCCGAAGCTAA
- a CDS encoding DNA-directed RNA polymerase subunit omega translates to MARITTEDCTGKIPNHFDLTLVAARRARQLENGNAPMVDDIRNNKPTVTALREIAAGQIGTELLTRNK, encoded by the coding sequence ATGGCCCGTATCACCACTGAAGACTGCACAGGCAAAATCCCCAATCATTTCGACCTGACCCTCGTCGCCGCCCGTCGCGCACGCCAGCTTGAAAACGGCAACGCCCCTATGGTTGACGACATCCGCAACAACAAGCCGACCGTTACCGCCCTGCGCGAAATCGCCGCCGGTCAAATCGGTACCGAACTGCTGACACGCAACAAATAA
- a CDS encoding guanylate kinase, with translation MKPHKKGNIFIISAASGTGKTTLVSRLLKNNADLRVSVSHTTRQPREGEQHGVHYHFVPKEEFESLIEQKAFLEHANVFGNYYGTSIAGVNSLSEEGYDVILEIDVQGAAQVRKSLPEASSIFILPPSFEVLAERLIGRGTDSEEVIQTRLSKARHEIEQSVLFDYIVVNDDLDRAEADLLHIIKAGRLKKSSQQGFISNLLENS, from the coding sequence ATGAAACCCCATAAAAAAGGCAATATTTTCATCATTTCCGCCGCTTCCGGCACGGGCAAGACCACGCTGGTTTCCCGTCTTTTGAAAAACAACGCCGATTTGCGCGTCTCCGTATCGCACACCACCCGCCAGCCGCGCGAAGGCGAGCAGCATGGCGTGCATTATCATTTTGTTCCCAAAGAAGAATTTGAATCCTTGATTGAACAAAAAGCCTTCCTCGAACACGCAAACGTTTTCGGCAATTATTACGGAACCAGCATCGCGGGGGTCAATTCCCTTAGCGAAGAGGGCTACGATGTGATTTTGGAAATCGACGTGCAAGGTGCGGCGCAGGTGCGCAAATCCCTGCCCGAAGCCAGCAGCATCTTCATCCTGCCGCCTTCGTTCGAAGTCCTTGCCGAACGCCTTATCGGGCGCGGCACCGACAGCGAGGAAGTCATCCAAACCCGCCTCTCCAAAGCGCGTCACGAAATCGAACAATCCGTCCTGTTTGACTATATTGTCGTCAACGATGATTTGGATAGGGCAGAAGCCGATTTGCTCCACATCATCAAAGCAGGTCGTCTGAAAAAATCTTCCCAGCAAGGATTTATCTCAAACCTGTTGGAAAATTCCTGA
- a CDS encoding IS5/IS1182 family transposase (programmed frameshift) — protein MNRKTYPSDISREQFAPLLPLLESARKRTAPRQVDLYDVFCAILYLQRTGCSWRALPGDFPKWRTVHSYFQRWTEPRESGISILEEALKKNQVVAQRRKQGRHEATTFLIIDAQSVKNTDTAMEKGYDAGKKVSGIKRHIAVDTQGLPHALAVTTADVTDRKGCLVALERGRDNLGAIQKILADGGYTGKAFASSVQELIGAEVEIAKRNELHRFAVLPKRWVVERSFSWLEKNRRLWKNCERKLSTSLQMVALAFLGVLLRRL, from the exons ATGAACAGAAAAACCTACCCAAGCGATATCAGTCGCGAGCAATTTGCGCCTCTCCTTCCCCTGCTGGAAAGTGCCCGTAAACGCACAGCGCCACGCCAGGTGGACTTGTACGATGTCTTTTGTGCCATTCTCTACCTGCAACGCACTGGCTGCTCCTGGCGCGCTTTGCCGGGCGACTTCCCCAAATGGCGCACCGTGCATTCCTACTTCCAGAGATGGACCGAACCACGCGAGAGTGGCATCAGCATTCTTGAGGAAGCATTAAA AAAAAATCAGGTAGTTGCGCAGCGCCGCAAGCAGGGGCGCCATGAAGCAACTACTTTCCTGATTATTGATGCGCAGAGTGTGAAGAACACGGATACCGCCATGGAAAAAGGCTACGATGCGGGCAAGAAGGTTAGCGGTATCAAGCGACATATAGCGGTTGACACGCAAGGTTTGCCGCATGCCCTTGCGGTAACGACGGCGGATGTTACGGATAGAAAAGGCTGCCTGGTGGCATTGGAACGTGGGCGGGATAACCTTGGTGCGATACAAAAAATCCTTGCTGACGGTGGTTACACGGGTAAGGCATTTGCTTCGTCGGTACAGGAGTTGATTGGTGCGGAGGTAGAGATTGCCAAACGAAACGAATTGCACCGTTTTGCAGTATTGCCGAAGCGATGGGTAGTAGAGCGCAGCTTTTCCTGGTTGGAAAAGAACAGGCGGCTTTGGAAAAACTGCGAGCGTAAGTTGAGTACCAGTCTGCAAATGGTAGCTTTGGCTTTCTTGGGAGTCCTGCTACGAAGACTATGA
- a CDS encoding adenine phosphoribosyltransferase: MLVHPEAMGVAALADKIRKIENWPQKGILFHDITPVLQSAEYFRLLVDLLVYRYMGQKIDVVAGLDARGFIIGAALAYQLNVGFVPIRKKGKLPFDTISQSYALEYGEATVEIHKDAVKPGARVLLVDDLVATGGTMLAGVELIRKLGGEVVEAAAILEFTDLIGGSKIRENGVPLFTLLQNEGCM, translated from the coding sequence ATGTTGGTTCATCCTGAGGCGATGGGCGTCGCCGCATTGGCGGACAAAATCCGCAAAATCGAAAACTGGCCGCAAAAAGGCATTTTATTTCACGACATTACGCCGGTGCTTCAAAGCGCGGAATATTTCCGCCTTTTGGTGGACTTGCTGGTTTACCGCTATATGGGTCAGAAAATCGATGTCGTGGCAGGCTTGGATGCACGCGGCTTCATCATCGGCGCGGCGTTGGCGTATCAATTGAACGTCGGCTTCGTCCCCATCCGCAAAAAGGGCAAGCTGCCTTTTGATACGATTTCGCAAAGCTACGCGCTGGAATACGGCGAAGCGACGGTCGAAATCCACAAAGACGCGGTCAAACCCGGCGCACGCGTGCTGCTGGTCGATGACCTGGTCGCAACCGGCGGCACCATGCTCGCAGGCGTGGAATTAATCCGCAAACTCGGCGGCGAAGTCGTTGAAGCGGCGGCGATTTTGGAATTTACGGATTTGATTGGCGGCAGCAAAATCCGCGAAAACGGCGTTCCCCTGTTTACCCTGCTGCAAAACGAAGGCTGCATGTAA